In one window of Notolabrus celidotus isolate fNotCel1 chromosome 17, fNotCel1.pri, whole genome shotgun sequence DNA:
- the LOC117829066 gene encoding protein FAM92B-like: MNSLFSRDVQLKSMEQTVKDAEKHLGEICSLLASYTRKTARLRDKADLLVAQLLDFSSTEDPEFHIGLKNLAEDLAMVQDYRQAQVERLETRVVAPLTAYGDIVKTKRTDLKKFSTDLKKELKELQKLENVRLRNPADRQSISQAEVNAQKASNNAQRSIRQLEETMTDFQRQKLEDIKRIFMDFITVEMLFHAKALEVYTHTYHNLEGVNTQKDLELFNGRVRMSDSLAGHLDTQLSSYPSPLMSSYASPPLASPTAQSFRSTLASTTGQSLRQQHSQHPDTARRPRSTLQRQRGMEEEEELDEEEEDEDQEEDEEEEYESEMDEGQNTSRQSYAAQYAQMRRWQK; the protein is encoded by the exons ATGAATAGCCTCTTCTCCAG GGATGTACAGTTGAAGAGCATGGAGCAAACTGTGAAAGATGCTGAGAAGCACCTGGGTGAGATCTGTTCCCTGCTGGCTTCATACACCAGAAAGACAGCCAGGCTAAGAGATAAAGCAGATCTGCTGGTGGCTCAACTCTTAGACTTTTCCAGCACTGAGGATCCTGAGTTCCATATTGGCCTGAAAAACCTGGCTGAGGATCTTGCCATGGTTCAGGACTACAGGCAGGCTCAG GTAGAGAGACTGGAGACAAGAGTTGTTGCTCCTCTAACAGCATATGGAGACATAGTCAAAACTAAGCGG ACAGATCTTAAGAAGTTTAGCACTGACCTGAAAAAGGAGCTGAAGGAGTTGCAGAAACTGGAAAATGTCAGACTGAGGAACCCTGCAGATCGACAAAGCATT TCTCAG GCTGAAGTTAATGCCCAGAAGGCGTCCAACAACGCCCAGCGGAGCATCAGGCAACTGGAGGAGACCATGACAGACTTCCAGAGACAGAAGCTGGAGGATATCAAA AGGATTTTCATGGACTTCATCACTGTGGAGATGCTTTTCCATGCTAAAGCGCTGGAGgtctatacacacacataccacaACCTGGAAGGAGTGAATACTCAAAAGGATCTAGAG CTGTTCAATGGAAGGGTCAGGATGTCTGACTCTCTGGCCGGGCATCTGGACACCCAGCTGAGCAGTTACCCTTCTCCCCTCATGAGCAGCTACGCCAGTCCTCCTCTGGCCTCTCCCACAGCCCAGAGCTTCAGGTCAACACTGGCCTCTACCACAGGTCAAAGCCTCAGACAACAACACAGCCAGCATCCTGACACAGCCAGGAGG cctCGGAGCACTTTGCAGCGCCAGCGAggcatggaggaggaagaggaactggatgaggaagaagaggatgaagaccaggaagaggatgaagaagaggagtatGAATCAGAGATGGATGAGGGTCAGAACACCAGCAGGCAGTCTTATGCTGCTCAATATGCCCAGATGCGCAGATGGCAAAAGTAA